From the Cryptomeria japonica chromosome 2, Sugi_1.0, whole genome shotgun sequence genome, one window contains:
- the LOC131053126 gene encoding cleavage and polyadenylation specificity factor subunit 3-I isoform X4 gives MTHATKAIYKLLLSDYVKVSKVSVEDMLFDEQDILRSMDKIEVIDFHQTQEVNGIRFWCYTAGHVLGAAMFMVDIAGVRVLYTGDYSREEDRHLRAAETTQFSPDVCIIESTYGVQLHQPRAVREKRFTDVVHSVVSQGGRVLIPAYALGRAQELLLILDEYWAAHPELHNIPIYYASPLAKRCMAVYQTYINAMNDRIRTQFEASNPFDFKHILPLKSIENFEDDGSSVVMASPGGLQSGLSRQLFDIWCHDRKNACVIPGYVVEGTLAKTIMNEPKEVTLMNGLQAPLNMQVHYISFSAHADFSQTSAFLNELRPPNIILVHGEANEMGRLKQKLLSQFADKNIRVLSPKNCQTVEMHFNAEKLAKAIGRLAEKTPEEGSQVSGLLVRKGFTYQIMAPEDLPVFTQLSTGTVTQRLSIPYKGAFSVLKKRLQQLYEGVEVSNDEVPTLKVHGKVTVKQEGADYVVLQWVSDPISDMVSDSIIVMMMNFNPESSRAKSPDSDSKEGKEEKDFNKIIQSLFSSLFGDVKEEEGKLIVSVDGIIATVDHANNTVICENENLKERIKTALNRMRNAIKPIGSH, from the exons ATGACACATGCAACCAAAGCTATTTACAAACTTCTACTTTCTGATTATGTGAAAGTGAGCAAGGTTTCTGTTGAAGATATGTTATTCGATGAACAAGACATTCTTCGATCAATGGATAAGATTGAG GTAATTGATTTCCACCAGACCCAGGAGGTGAATGGCATCCGATTCTGGTGTTACACAGCAGGACATGTTCTTGGCGCAGCAATGTTCATGGTTGACATTGCAGGGGTGCGTGTATTATATACTGGTGATTACTCCCGCGAGGAAGATCGTCACCTTCGTGCTGCTGAGACTACACAGTTCTCACCTGATGTTTGCATAATCGAGTCAACATATGGTGTGCAACTTCATCAGCCTAGAGCTGTCCGAGAGAAAAGATTCACTGATGTTGTACACAGTGTTGTGTCTCAGGGTGGAAGGGTACTCATTCCTGCATATGCGTTGGGTCGTGCTCAAGAGCTTCTATTGATTCTTGATGAATATTGGGCAGCACATCCGGAGCTCCATAATATTCCCATTTATTATGCGTCTCCTCTTGCAAAAAGGTGCATGGCTGTTTATCAAACATACATCAATGCAATGAATGATAGAATTCGTACTCAATTTGAAGCTTCAAATCCATTTGATTTTAAACACATCTTACCTCTGAAAAGCATTGAGAACTTTGAGGATGACGGGTCTTCAGTAGTCATGGCTAGTCCAGGTGGCTTGCAGAGTGGTTTGTCGAGGCAGCTCTTTGATATTTGGTGTCATGATAGGAAGAATGCATGTGTGATTCCTGGGTATGTCGTTGAGGGTACGCTGGCAAAGACTATTATGAATGAACCAAAGGAGGTGACGCTGATGAATGGTTTACAAGCGCCTTTAAATATGCAGGTCCACTATATTTCTTTTTCAGCTCATGCTGATTTCAGCCAGACAAGTGCATTTTTAAATGAGCTACGCCCACCTAACATAATTCTCGTGCATGGAGAGGCAAATGAGATGGGACGCCTTAAACAGAAGCTACTTTCTCAGTTTGCAGACAAAAATATAAGGGTTTTATCACCAAAAAACTGTCAGACAGTAGAGATGCATTTTAATGCTGAGAAGCTGGCAAAGGCAATAGGTAGGTTAGCAGAAAAGACGCCTGAAGAAGGCAGTCAAGTGAGTGGTCTACTGGTGAGAAAAGGTTTCACGTACCAGATAATGGCTCCTGAAGATCTTCCAGTATTCACTCAGCTTTCAACGGGAACTGTTACACAGCGATTATCAATCCCATATAAGGGAGCATTCTCTGTGCTTAAGAAGCGTCTCCAACAATTGTATGAGGGTGTAGAAGTTTCAAACGATGAAGTTCCTACTCTTAAAGTCCATGGCAAAGTTACAGTGAAGCAAGAAGGAGCAGATTATGTAGTGTTACAGTGGGTGTCTGATCCCATAAGTGATATGGTTTCAGACTCCATTATTGTAATGATGATGAATTTCAATCCAGAGTCTTCAAGGGCAAAGTCACCTGATTCAGATTCAAAGGAAGGCAAGGAAGAGAaggattttaataaaataattcaatCATTGTTTTCTTCTTTATTTGGAGATGTTAaggaagaggaaggaaaattgattgTATCTGTGGATGGGATAATTGCCACCGTAGACCATGCAAACAATACTGTTATCTGTGAAAATGAAAACTTGAAGGAACGCATTAAAACTGCACTTAATCGAATGCGCAATGCTATTAAACCTATTGGTTCTCATTAG
- the LOC131053126 gene encoding cleavage and polyadenylation specificity factor subunit 3-I isoform X2, whose translation MRSILQQLMCSLLPISIWIMRHLFLIFWRSDMQTTFNGRVFMTHATKAIYKLLLSDYVKVSKVSVEDMLFDEQDILRSMDKIEVIDFHQTQEVNGIRFWCYTAGHVLGAAMFMVDIAGVRVLYTGDYSREEDRHLRAAETTQFSPDVCIIESTYGVQLHQPRAVREKRFTDVVHSVVSQGGRVLIPAYALGRAQELLLILDEYWAAHPELHNIPIYYASPLAKRCMAVYQTYINAMNDRIRTQFEASNPFDFKHILPLKSIENFEDDGSSVVMASPGGLQSGLSRQLFDIWCHDRKNACVIPGYVVEGTLAKTIMNEPKEVTLMNGLQAPLNMQVHYISFSAHADFSQTSAFLNELRPPNIILVHGEANEMGRLKQKLLSQFADKNIRVLSPKNCQTVEMHFNAEKLAKAIGRLAEKTPEEGSQVSGLLVRKGFTYQIMAPEDLPVFTQLSTGTVTQRLSIPYKGAFSVLKKRLQQLYEGVEVSNDEVPTLKVHGKVTVKQEGADYVVLQWVSDPISDMVSDSIIVMMMNFNPESSRAKSPDSDSKEGKEEKDFNKIIQSLFSSLFGDVKEEEGKLIVSVDGIIATVDHANNTVICENENLKERIKTALNRMRNAIKPIGSH comes from the exons TTTCCATCTGGATCATGCGGCATCTCTTCCTTATTTTTTGGAGAAG TGATATGCAGACAACTTTCAATGGCCGGGTATTTATGACACATGCAACCAAAGCTATTTACAAACTTCTACTTTCTGATTATGTGAAAGTGAGCAAGGTTTCTGTTGAAGATATGTTATTCGATGAACAAGACATTCTTCGATCAATGGATAAGATTGAG GTAATTGATTTCCACCAGACCCAGGAGGTGAATGGCATCCGATTCTGGTGTTACACAGCAGGACATGTTCTTGGCGCAGCAATGTTCATGGTTGACATTGCAGGGGTGCGTGTATTATATACTGGTGATTACTCCCGCGAGGAAGATCGTCACCTTCGTGCTGCTGAGACTACACAGTTCTCACCTGATGTTTGCATAATCGAGTCAACATATGGTGTGCAACTTCATCAGCCTAGAGCTGTCCGAGAGAAAAGATTCACTGATGTTGTACACAGTGTTGTGTCTCAGGGTGGAAGGGTACTCATTCCTGCATATGCGTTGGGTCGTGCTCAAGAGCTTCTATTGATTCTTGATGAATATTGGGCAGCACATCCGGAGCTCCATAATATTCCCATTTATTATGCGTCTCCTCTTGCAAAAAGGTGCATGGCTGTTTATCAAACATACATCAATGCAATGAATGATAGAATTCGTACTCAATTTGAAGCTTCAAATCCATTTGATTTTAAACACATCTTACCTCTGAAAAGCATTGAGAACTTTGAGGATGACGGGTCTTCAGTAGTCATGGCTAGTCCAGGTGGCTTGCAGAGTGGTTTGTCGAGGCAGCTCTTTGATATTTGGTGTCATGATAGGAAGAATGCATGTGTGATTCCTGGGTATGTCGTTGAGGGTACGCTGGCAAAGACTATTATGAATGAACCAAAGGAGGTGACGCTGATGAATGGTTTACAAGCGCCTTTAAATATGCAGGTCCACTATATTTCTTTTTCAGCTCATGCTGATTTCAGCCAGACAAGTGCATTTTTAAATGAGCTACGCCCACCTAACATAATTCTCGTGCATGGAGAGGCAAATGAGATGGGACGCCTTAAACAGAAGCTACTTTCTCAGTTTGCAGACAAAAATATAAGGGTTTTATCACCAAAAAACTGTCAGACAGTAGAGATGCATTTTAATGCTGAGAAGCTGGCAAAGGCAATAGGTAGGTTAGCAGAAAAGACGCCTGAAGAAGGCAGTCAAGTGAGTGGTCTACTGGTGAGAAAAGGTTTCACGTACCAGATAATGGCTCCTGAAGATCTTCCAGTATTCACTCAGCTTTCAACGGGAACTGTTACACAGCGATTATCAATCCCATATAAGGGAGCATTCTCTGTGCTTAAGAAGCGTCTCCAACAATTGTATGAGGGTGTAGAAGTTTCAAACGATGAAGTTCCTACTCTTAAAGTCCATGGCAAAGTTACAGTGAAGCAAGAAGGAGCAGATTATGTAGTGTTACAGTGGGTGTCTGATCCCATAAGTGATATGGTTTCAGACTCCATTATTGTAATGATGATGAATTTCAATCCAGAGTCTTCAAGGGCAAAGTCACCTGATTCAGATTCAAAGGAAGGCAAGGAAGAGAaggattttaataaaataattcaatCATTGTTTTCTTCTTTATTTGGAGATGTTAaggaagaggaaggaaaattgattgTATCTGTGGATGGGATAATTGCCACCGTAGACCATGCAAACAATACTGTTATCTGTGAAAATGAAAACTTGAAGGAACGCATTAAAACTGCACTTAATCGAATGCGCAATGCTATTAAACCTATTGGTTCTCATTAG
- the LOC131053126 gene encoding cleavage and polyadenylation specificity factor subunit 3-I isoform X3, translating to MRHLFLIFWRSDMQTTFNGRVFMTHATKAIYKLLLSDYVKVSKVSVEDMLFDEQDILRSMDKIEVIDFHQTQEVNGIRFWCYTAGHVLGAAMFMVDIAGVRVLYTGDYSREEDRHLRAAETTQFSPDVCIIESTYGVQLHQPRAVREKRFTDVVHSVVSQGGRVLIPAYALGRAQELLLILDEYWAAHPELHNIPIYYASPLAKRCMAVYQTYINAMNDRIRTQFEASNPFDFKHILPLKSIENFEDDGSSVVMASPGGLQSGLSRQLFDIWCHDRKNACVIPGYVVEGTLAKTIMNEPKEVTLMNGLQAPLNMQVHYISFSAHADFSQTSAFLNELRPPNIILVHGEANEMGRLKQKLLSQFADKNIRVLSPKNCQTVEMHFNAEKLAKAIGRLAEKTPEEGSQVSGLLVRKGFTYQIMAPEDLPVFTQLSTGTVTQRLSIPYKGAFSVLKKRLQQLYEGVEVSNDEVPTLKVHGKVTVKQEGADYVVLQWVSDPISDMVSDSIIVMMMNFNPESSRAKSPDSDSKEGKEEKDFNKIIQSLFSSLFGDVKEEEGKLIVSVDGIIATVDHANNTVICENENLKERIKTALNRMRNAIKPIGSH from the exons ATGCGGCATCTCTTCCTTATTTTTTGGAGAAG TGATATGCAGACAACTTTCAATGGCCGGGTATTTATGACACATGCAACCAAAGCTATTTACAAACTTCTACTTTCTGATTATGTGAAAGTGAGCAAGGTTTCTGTTGAAGATATGTTATTCGATGAACAAGACATTCTTCGATCAATGGATAAGATTGAG GTAATTGATTTCCACCAGACCCAGGAGGTGAATGGCATCCGATTCTGGTGTTACACAGCAGGACATGTTCTTGGCGCAGCAATGTTCATGGTTGACATTGCAGGGGTGCGTGTATTATATACTGGTGATTACTCCCGCGAGGAAGATCGTCACCTTCGTGCTGCTGAGACTACACAGTTCTCACCTGATGTTTGCATAATCGAGTCAACATATGGTGTGCAACTTCATCAGCCTAGAGCTGTCCGAGAGAAAAGATTCACTGATGTTGTACACAGTGTTGTGTCTCAGGGTGGAAGGGTACTCATTCCTGCATATGCGTTGGGTCGTGCTCAAGAGCTTCTATTGATTCTTGATGAATATTGGGCAGCACATCCGGAGCTCCATAATATTCCCATTTATTATGCGTCTCCTCTTGCAAAAAGGTGCATGGCTGTTTATCAAACATACATCAATGCAATGAATGATAGAATTCGTACTCAATTTGAAGCTTCAAATCCATTTGATTTTAAACACATCTTACCTCTGAAAAGCATTGAGAACTTTGAGGATGACGGGTCTTCAGTAGTCATGGCTAGTCCAGGTGGCTTGCAGAGTGGTTTGTCGAGGCAGCTCTTTGATATTTGGTGTCATGATAGGAAGAATGCATGTGTGATTCCTGGGTATGTCGTTGAGGGTACGCTGGCAAAGACTATTATGAATGAACCAAAGGAGGTGACGCTGATGAATGGTTTACAAGCGCCTTTAAATATGCAGGTCCACTATATTTCTTTTTCAGCTCATGCTGATTTCAGCCAGACAAGTGCATTTTTAAATGAGCTACGCCCACCTAACATAATTCTCGTGCATGGAGAGGCAAATGAGATGGGACGCCTTAAACAGAAGCTACTTTCTCAGTTTGCAGACAAAAATATAAGGGTTTTATCACCAAAAAACTGTCAGACAGTAGAGATGCATTTTAATGCTGAGAAGCTGGCAAAGGCAATAGGTAGGTTAGCAGAAAAGACGCCTGAAGAAGGCAGTCAAGTGAGTGGTCTACTGGTGAGAAAAGGTTTCACGTACCAGATAATGGCTCCTGAAGATCTTCCAGTATTCACTCAGCTTTCAACGGGAACTGTTACACAGCGATTATCAATCCCATATAAGGGAGCATTCTCTGTGCTTAAGAAGCGTCTCCAACAATTGTATGAGGGTGTAGAAGTTTCAAACGATGAAGTTCCTACTCTTAAAGTCCATGGCAAAGTTACAGTGAAGCAAGAAGGAGCAGATTATGTAGTGTTACAGTGGGTGTCTGATCCCATAAGTGATATGGTTTCAGACTCCATTATTGTAATGATGATGAATTTCAATCCAGAGTCTTCAAGGGCAAAGTCACCTGATTCAGATTCAAAGGAAGGCAAGGAAGAGAaggattttaataaaataattcaatCATTGTTTTCTTCTTTATTTGGAGATGTTAaggaagaggaaggaaaattgattgTATCTGTGGATGGGATAATTGCCACCGTAGACCATGCAAACAATACTGTTATCTGTGAAAATGAAAACTTGAAGGAACGCATTAAAACTGCACTTAATCGAATGCGCAATGCTATTAAACCTATTGGTTCTCATTAG